Proteins encoded by one window of Carassius carassius chromosome 30, fCarCar2.1, whole genome shotgun sequence:
- the LOC132111058 gene encoding serine protease 30-like gives MCTEVNLVCVRKSLILSLSSVCGRAPLSHRIVGGENATEGDWPWQVSIHLIGVGHICGGTLITKDWVLSAAHCFFQSYNESDIEMYFGRLSQFDSNPHETNRTASRIISHPDYNDSTYDNDIALIELSFSVDFSDYIRPVCLAAAASVFTAGTESWVTGWGQLQSEDTQGSDILQELMIPVVSNSDCDNAYGGSITSNMICAGFLNQGGKSICLEDSGGPMVSRNSPLWIQSGISSFTGEKCDDPKFPSVFARVSQYEDWIKSYMGSNPPGFVLTPTPPTTPNITSTPPTTPNITSTPPTTPNITSTPPTTPNITSTPPTTPNITSTPPTTPNITSTPPTTPNITSTPPTTPNITTNATSNSHFGSAPNLLLFPLSLTVSFIPFTFSLFLSS, from the exons ATGTGCACAGAAGTGAACTTGGTGTGTGTGAGGAAGTCTCTCATCTTGTCTCTCTCCTCAGTGTGTGGTCGAGCCCCCCTCAGTCACAGGATTGTTGGAGGGGAGAATGCGACAGAAGGTGATTGGCCGTGGCAGGTCAGCATTCATTTGATCGGCGTGGGTCATATCTGTGGCGGGACTCTCATCACCAAAGACTGGGTGTTATCTGCAGCGCACTGCTTCTTCCAGAG TTATAATGAGTCTGACATTGAGATGTACTTCGGTCGTCTGAGCCAATTCGACTCAAACCCTCATGAGACGAACAGGACAGCGAGTCGAATCATCAGCCATCCTGACTATAACGATTCCACTTATGACAACGACATAGCACTGATTGAGCTGTCCTTCTCTGTGGATTTCTCTGACTACATCAGGCCAGTGTGTCTGGCGGCAGCTGCTAGTGTGTTTACTGCAgggacagagagctgggtcactGGATGGGGACAACTACAATCTGAAG ACACCCAGGGTTCTGATATTCTGCAGGAGTTGATGATACCAGTCGTGAGCAACAGTGACTGTGATAATGCTTATGGAGGGAGCATCACAAGCAATATGATTTGTGCTGGATTCTTAAATCAGGGAGGGAAAAGTATATGTCTG GAAGACTCTGGAGGTCCAATGGTCAGCAGGAACAGTCCTCTGTGGATTCAGTCTGGCATTTCAAGTTTTACTGGAGAAAAATGTGATGATCCCAAATTTCCCAGTGTATTTGCCAGAGTTTCTCAGTATGAGGACTGGATTAAGTCTTACATGGGCAGCAACCCACCTGGATTTGTTTTAACTCCAACTCCACCTACAACTCCAAATATAACTTCAACTCCACCTACAACTCCAAATATAACTTCAACTCCACCTACAACTCCAAATATAACTTCAACTCCACCTACAACTCCAAATATAACTTCAACTCCACCTACAACTCCAAATATAACTTCAACTCCACCTACAACTCCAAATATAACTTCAACTCCACCTACAACTCCAAATATAACTTCAACTCCACCTACAACTCCAAATATAACTACAAATGCAACATCCAACTCACACTTCGGAAGTGCACCCAACCTCCTCTTATTCCCCCTTTCTCTCACAGTCTCGTTCATTCCATTCAccttctccctctttctctcttcctaA